A stretch of the Flavobacterium aquiphilum genome encodes the following:
- a CDS encoding SusC/RagA family TonB-linked outer membrane protein — MRKLLYEALLVFLVVLCFQNANAQNKTISGVITDNTDMPVAGVTVKEKGTKEGAITDFDGHFKISVKEGATLVVSSVGFKTVEVKAAEGVKIKLSTATNELEGVTVTALGQSKKNKSIGYATSVVKSEAIVKTGSPTIANSLYGKAPGVRVNSSPGGNGVINITIRGLNSIKGKTNPLIVLDGVPIRDGEAKNNNYWDDSRVRNNGLADINPEDIDNISILKGASAAALYGSEAVNGVVLITSKSGKGKKGLGVDFSTSYAVNKIAYLPRFQYERGPGYSNNNYASSGYVLPDGFAHYDTNGDGVADTRGVSGASQSNFGQWFDGQPIMSWDGVVRPYSAQKDGYKNMFQNSWDGLTNIALSNNTENSSIRFSYTHNESQALTMGNMNKKNTLNLNTSFNTGKYSKTDVIVSYMNQNIHNRAILMDRLINNFGGMMSPFDNGDWYKAKYKTSLGYKYVTGTDQSLTPSENIIRNGFKGDIGDYFWNTNENSSDEITNRLIASVTETLTIYKDLKVRGRVSTDLTSQNTENKNPVEKPILYGTGPGSFSMMSNDYNVLYGEGMLIYNKKINEDFEVGAQAGYNTTKETFSSLTRSTDGGLSVEGWYDMNASVNTPTSKSSRSTLVKDAIFGTINGSYKNYLFLEGTIRKDRTSTMHPDNNAFTYPSVNSSFILSEAVKLPEVISYAKLRGSWGIVGNYPEIYQSNVAFNQTTLGNQGTTTPVLITTSNASYGNEGIKPEMKNEFEFGFETKFFDRRLGLDFSYYNAKVKDQILPLSLAPTTGATNILANVGDLSNQGIEIALTGSPIRTEDFSWDITLNWAKNTNKIEKLANGATEYLHADYDGSAAQLKSVVGDPMGGIYAHPVKTDANGNKMVDSDGFYMIDGEKWEKYGTATAKGVGGLLNSFTYKDFTLDVNIDYSYGGYLMPTGINWMTARGLTELSLNASTNDRGGLTYYMDASGNGVQVPNSATAGPTGQVLYRDGMLMDGVTADGKQNTNVVSQAGYYNMTYNWGGPQYSSSRYELYIVKNDYIKMREISLSYNMPKAWASKIGATKLSFSAFGRNLFYIYRTIKDMDTEGTVAGTRWDQNVNNAGLTPSTRSFGLMMRASF; from the coding sequence ATGAGAAAACTGTTATATGAAGCACTATTAGTTTTTCTAGTGGTGTTGTGCTTTCAGAACGCGAATGCACAAAATAAGACAATCTCCGGAGTGATTACGGACAATACAGATATGCCGGTTGCGGGAGTTACTGTTAAGGAAAAAGGCACAAAAGAAGGAGCAATTACTGATTTTGACGGACACTTTAAAATTTCAGTAAAAGAAGGAGCAACTCTTGTTGTAAGTTCAGTTGGATTCAAAACTGTTGAAGTAAAAGCAGCTGAAGGTGTCAAAATCAAATTATCTACTGCTACAAACGAATTAGAAGGAGTTACTGTTACTGCGTTAGGACAATCCAAAAAGAACAAATCGATTGGTTATGCTACAAGCGTTGTAAAATCTGAGGCTATTGTAAAAACAGGTTCACCTACAATTGCTAACTCTTTGTATGGTAAAGCACCTGGGGTTCGTGTTAATTCTTCGCCTGGGGGTAATGGAGTAATTAATATCACTATTCGTGGGCTTAACTCTATTAAAGGTAAAACGAATCCACTTATCGTTTTAGATGGTGTGCCAATTCGTGACGGAGAAGCAAAAAATAATAACTATTGGGATGATTCCCGCGTGAGAAACAATGGATTGGCAGATATTAATCCGGAAGATATTGATAATATCTCTATCCTTAAGGGAGCTTCTGCTGCTGCATTATACGGTTCTGAGGCTGTAAATGGGGTTGTTTTGATTACTTCTAAATCAGGTAAAGGGAAAAAAGGCTTAGGTGTAGATTTTAGTACTAGTTATGCAGTTAATAAGATTGCATACCTACCAAGATTTCAATATGAAAGAGGTCCTGGGTATTCAAATAATAATTATGCTTCGTCAGGATATGTTCTTCCTGATGGTTTTGCTCATTATGATACCAATGGTGATGGTGTTGCTGATACGAGAGGTGTTTCAGGAGCAAGTCAATCAAATTTTGGTCAGTGGTTCGACGGTCAGCCTATTATGTCCTGGGATGGTGTAGTTCGCCCATATTCGGCTCAAAAAGACGGATACAAAAATATGTTCCAGAATTCTTGGGATGGGCTAACAAACATTGCCCTTTCTAACAATACTGAAAATAGCTCTATCCGTTTTTCTTATACTCATAATGAGTCACAAGCGTTGACTATGGGAAATATGAATAAGAAAAACACACTTAATTTGAATACATCATTTAATACTGGTAAATATTCGAAAACAGATGTGATTGTGAGTTATATGAATCAAAATATTCATAATCGTGCAATTCTTATGGATAGATTGATAAATAACTTTGGTGGAATGATGAGTCCTTTTGACAACGGTGACTGGTACAAAGCAAAATACAAAACTAGTTTAGGTTATAAATATGTAACAGGTACAGATCAAAGTTTGACTCCAAGTGAAAACATCATCCGTAATGGTTTCAAAGGTGATATTGGTGATTATTTTTGGAATACGAATGAAAATTCAAGTGATGAAATTACAAACCGTTTGATTGCGAGTGTTACGGAAACGCTAACTATTTATAAAGATTTGAAAGTGCGTGGACGTGTTTCAACTGATTTAACCTCACAGAATACTGAAAATAAAAATCCAGTAGAAAAACCTATACTTTATGGAACTGGACCTGGTTCTTTTTCAATGATGTCAAATGATTACAATGTTCTTTACGGAGAAGGGATGTTGATTTACAACAAAAAAATTAATGAAGATTTCGAGGTGGGAGCTCAAGCGGGATATAATACAACTAAAGAAACTTTTTCTTCTTTGACGAGATCAACTGATGGAGGTTTAAGTGTTGAAGGCTGGTACGACATGAATGCCTCAGTTAATACTCCTACAAGTAAATCTAGTAGATCTACACTTGTAAAAGATGCTATATTCGGAACTATCAACGGAAGCTATAAAAATTACCTGTTTCTTGAAGGAACTATAAGAAAGGATCGTACTTCTACAATGCACCCTGATAACAATGCTTTTACTTATCCTTCAGTAAACTCTTCTTTCATATTGTCTGAAGCAGTTAAATTACCAGAAGTAATCAGTTATGCAAAATTACGTGGTTCTTGGGGAATTGTGGGTAACTATCCTGAAATTTATCAGTCTAATGTAGCTTTTAATCAAACTACATTAGGAAATCAGGGGACAACTACTCCGGTACTTATTACTACTTCAAATGCATCTTATGGAAACGAAGGTATTAAACCGGAGATGAAAAATGAGTTTGAGTTTGGTTTCGAAACTAAATTCTTTGACAGAAGGTTGGGATTGGATTTCTCTTACTACAACGCAAAAGTTAAAGATCAAATTTTGCCATTATCGTTAGCACCTACTACTGGAGCAACTAATATTTTGGCCAACGTAGGTGATTTAAGCAACCAAGGTATTGAAATCGCGTTAACAGGTTCTCCAATAAGAACTGAGGATTTTTCTTGGGATATTACTTTGAACTGGGCTAAAAATACAAATAAAATTGAAAAATTAGCTAACGGTGCAACCGAGTATTTACACGCTGACTATGATGGATCTGCAGCTCAATTAAAATCTGTTGTAGGTGATCCTATGGGAGGTATCTATGCTCACCCTGTAAAAACTGATGCTAATGGTAATAAAATGGTTGATAGTGATGGTTTCTATATGATTGATGGGGAAAAATGGGAGAAGTATGGAACTGCTACAGCTAAAGGGGTTGGAGGTTTATTGAACTCGTTTACGTATAAAGATTTTACTTTGGATGTTAATATTGATTATTCTTACGGAGGTTACTTGATGCCAACGGGTATCAACTGGATGACTGCCAGAGGGTTAACAGAATTAAGTTTGAACGCTAGTACTAATGATCGCGGAGGTTTAACTTACTATATGGATGCTAGTGGTAATGGAGTTCAAGTTCCAAATAGTGCTACAGCAGGGCCAACAGGCCAAGTATTGTATAGAGATGGTATGTTGATGGACGGTGTGACAGCTGATGGTAAGCAAAACACTAACGTTGTCTCTCAGGCAGGTTATTATAATATGACTTACAACTGGGGTGGTCCTCAATACAGTAGCTCACGTTATGAATTGTATATCGTGAAAAACGATTACATCAAAATGAGAGAAATATCATTGTCTTATAATATGCCAAAGGCTTGGGCTAGCAAGATTGGTGCTACTAAATTAAGTTTTTCAGCTTTTGGACGTAATTTATTCTATATCTACAGAACTATTAAGGATATGGATACCGAGGGAACTGTAGCGGGTACTAGATGGGATCAAAACGTGAACAATGCTGGATTGACTCCATCTACTAGAAGTTTTGGATTAATGATGAGAGCCTCTTTCTAA
- a CDS encoding LacI family DNA-binding transcriptional regulator, which produces MGKMITIKDIAKAANVSVTTVSFVLNDKGEKMGISAEVIKKVLKVAEEMKYKPNMIASSLRTGKTRSIGLIVEDISNQFFSELARVIEREAIQLNYRVFYCSTGGDDARAVELVDSLLQANVDGFIITPTVQMKSTIDRLIDLKRPVVLIDRYFEDQNVSHVVLDNLDGGHTATRFLLEKGFKKIGFVTNLRELVQMQLRKQGYIDALNEVGLYDKSRILELDYHITEEERIEKICDFLSTVTDIDAVLFSTNYLLLAGLQAFKKLGLQIPKDKAVISFDDHDSFRLHSPSITVMSQPIEEMGKKTVRLLMMQMDDITKFKVQKEKKKGNLIIRESV; this is translated from the coding sequence ATGGGTAAAATGATCACAATCAAGGATATCGCCAAAGCGGCAAACGTATCGGTAACAACTGTTTCGTTTGTTTTGAATGATAAAGGTGAGAAGATGGGGATAAGTGCCGAAGTGATCAAAAAAGTTCTTAAAGTTGCTGAGGAAATGAAATACAAACCCAATATGATCGCCAGCAGTTTACGTACTGGTAAGACCCGATCTATTGGACTTATTGTTGAAGATATCTCAAACCAATTTTTTTCTGAATTGGCAAGAGTTATTGAAAGAGAGGCAATTCAATTAAATTATAGAGTATTTTATTGTAGCACAGGAGGAGACGATGCTCGCGCTGTTGAACTGGTAGATAGTTTGTTGCAGGCAAATGTTGATGGTTTTATAATTACTCCTACAGTGCAAATGAAATCTACAATTGACAGATTGATTGATTTAAAACGTCCGGTTGTGTTAATCGACCGATATTTTGAGGATCAAAACGTTAGTCACGTAGTACTTGATAATTTGGATGGAGGGCACACTGCCACACGCTTTCTTTTAGAAAAAGGATTTAAAAAAATTGGATTTGTTACTAATTTACGAGAATTGGTTCAGATGCAATTGAGAAAACAAGGTTATATAGATGCTTTGAACGAAGTTGGATTATATGATAAATCAAGAATATTGGAATTAGATTATCATATTACAGAAGAAGAACGAATTGAAAAGATTTGTGATTTTTTGAGTACAGTAACCGATATTGATGCAGTTTTGTTTAGCACCAATTATTTGTTATTAGCAGGTTTACAAGCATTTAAAAAATTAGGTTTACAAATACCTAAAGACAAAGCAGTAATCAGTTTTGATGATCACGATAGTTTTAGGCTGCACTCGCCCTCGATAACTGTAATGTCGCAGCCTATTGAAGAAATGGGGAAGAAAACTGTTCGATTACTTATGATGCAGATGGATGATATTACCAAATTTAAAGTCCAGAAGGAAAAGAAAAAAGGAAACTTAATTATAAGAGAATCGGTTTAA
- a CDS encoding family 20 glycosylhydrolase yields the protein MKKAFLLLLLPFLCMSQTPYRVSIIPKPQSITYSEGGFTLKNGSTVAVTDARLASLANYLVATIGKENGLDLKISKDIKADITLSLGYKNEKLEAYKMEVSNNGIAIVGASPAGVLMSVATLQQLIPVGVSQTKVQFLKIEDFPKYSYRGAHLDVSRHFYSENEVKHFLDLMARYKLNKFHWHLTDDQGWRIEIKKYPLLTEKGAWRKLNNQDRDCIKLSKEQDNSDFKLPKEHLKIVENDTLYGGFYTQEQIKNVVKYAKERGIDVLPEIDMPGHFMAAIIGYPYLSCKGGAHMGTTFSDPLCVGNPQSLKLAKDIYTEVAGLFPYEYMHLGADEVERTNWKECPKCQAKVKKEHLKGVEELQAWFVHDMEKHFNKLGKKLIGWDEILDGGLSPTATIMWWRNWAPKAIPTATEQGNKAISSPCFEMYFDLTEGPTSLESAYMFEPLKGLSPKQSNNVIGIQGNLWTETVPTVRRAEHQYFPRFFALSEGAWNGGKRNWEEFRSRVVNEIEYLDAKKINYRVPNLTGFNDLNVFTENEAVNVNCILPNITVRYTTDGSIPQANSTKYIAPFTVSETTKFNFRSFRPDGSGSEVYKAEFRKESYSNAYSGTFAGDGIVVKEYDSKSKKCADIKNSNLVKESKADTMEMPVDFKGFAGLIFEGYFEVKADGVYTFELASNDGSMLYVDGAMVIDNDGPHGNKAKTGQKALAKGWHKMAAEYFDLDSGGNFSVKMKSTEEKGFSVMSHFKN from the coding sequence ATGAAAAAAGCATTTTTACTTTTATTGTTGCCATTCCTTTGTATGTCTCAAACTCCATACCGAGTTTCTATAATTCCGAAACCTCAAAGTATAACGTATAGTGAGGGCGGATTTACGTTAAAAAACGGTTCAACTGTCGCAGTAACCGATGCAAGACTTGCATCATTGGCAAATTATCTTGTGGCAACCATCGGAAAAGAAAACGGCTTGGATTTGAAAATTTCAAAAGATATTAAAGCTGATATCACACTTTCATTGGGCTACAAAAATGAAAAACTGGAAGCTTACAAAATGGAGGTTTCAAATAATGGAATTGCAATTGTCGGAGCTTCTCCTGCAGGTGTTTTGATGTCGGTTGCGACTTTGCAACAATTGATTCCTGTTGGTGTAAGTCAAACTAAAGTACAATTTTTGAAAATTGAAGATTTTCCAAAATACAGTTACAGAGGAGCACATTTGGACGTGAGTCGTCATTTTTATAGTGAAAATGAAGTGAAACATTTTTTGGATTTGATGGCGAGATACAAGTTGAATAAATTTCACTGGCATTTGACGGACGATCAGGGGTGGAGAATAGAAATCAAAAAATATCCATTGCTGACCGAAAAAGGCGCTTGGCGCAAATTGAATAATCAGGACAGGGATTGTATCAAATTGAGTAAAGAACAGGATAACAGCGATTTCAAATTGCCTAAAGAACATTTAAAAATTGTCGAAAATGATACACTTTACGGTGGATTTTACACTCAGGAACAAATTAAAAATGTGGTAAAATATGCAAAAGAGCGAGGTATTGATGTTTTGCCAGAAATCGATATGCCAGGGCATTTTATGGCTGCAATTATTGGTTATCCATATCTTTCCTGTAAAGGTGGCGCACATATGGGAACTACCTTTTCAGACCCATTATGCGTTGGAAATCCGCAATCGTTGAAATTAGCAAAAGATATTTATACCGAAGTTGCCGGTTTATTCCCTTATGAATACATGCATTTGGGTGCTGATGAAGTAGAAAGAACCAATTGGAAAGAATGCCCTAAATGTCAGGCTAAGGTAAAAAAGGAACATTTGAAAGGTGTTGAGGAACTACAGGCGTGGTTTGTTCACGATATGGAAAAGCATTTCAATAAGTTAGGCAAGAAATTAATTGGTTGGGATGAAATTTTAGACGGCGGCCTATCGCCAACAGCGACAATTATGTGGTGGAGAAATTGGGCTCCAAAAGCAATTCCAACTGCTACTGAACAAGGAAATAAAGCGATTTCAAGTCCTTGTTTCGAAATGTATTTCGATTTAACGGAAGGGCCAACTTCTCTGGAATCGGCTTATATGTTTGAGCCATTGAAAGGGCTTTCGCCAAAGCAATCCAATAATGTGATTGGTATTCAGGGGAATCTTTGGACTGAAACGGTTCCTACGGTTCGTCGTGCCGAACATCAATATTTTCCACGATTTTTTGCCCTTTCAGAAGGGGCATGGAATGGAGGAAAGCGCAATTGGGAAGAATTTAGAAGCCGAGTGGTAAACGAAATCGAATATCTTGATGCCAAGAAAATTAATTACCGTGTTCCAAACTTGACAGGTTTCAACGATTTAAATGTATTTACTGAAAATGAAGCGGTAAATGTAAATTGTATTTTACCCAATATTACGGTTCGATATACTACAGATGGTTCCATTCCGCAAGCAAATTCAACAAAATATATTGCTCCATTTACGGTGTCTGAAACTACAAAGTTTAATTTTAGATCGTTTCGTCCTGATGGAAGTGGATCAGAAGTTTACAAAGCAGAATTTAGAAAAGAAAGTTATTCAAATGCTTATTCGGGAACTTTCGCTGGAGACGGAATTGTCGTAAAAGAATACGATTCTAAATCGAAAAAATGTGCCGACATCAAAAACAGCAATTTGGTCAAAGAATCCAAGGCTGATACTATGGAAATGCCAGTGGATTTCAAAGGTTTTGCGGGGTTGATTTTTGAAGGATATTTTGAAGTTAAAGCTGATGGCGTTTACACTTTTGAATTGGCTTCGAATGATGGTTCGATGTTATATGTTGACGGTGCAATGGTAATCGATAATGACGGACCACACGGAAACAAAGCCAAAACAGGGCAAAAAGCGTTGGCAAAAGGCTGGCACAAAATGGCAGCAGAATATTTTGATTTGGATTCCGGAGGGAATTTTTCAGTGAAAATGAAATCGACTGAGGAAAAAGGTTTTTCTGTGATGAGTCATTTTAAAAATTAA
- a CDS encoding peptide-N-glycosidase F-related protein has product MKKIIFAMLLSALFFCNNVKAQKIEIFDRIRVNQDDSRKDFSTDNNGNIYYGGGQYVFKKVTFPKQKLNTKAEISVTVISGGDRYDRAGSIYVLPVDKNNSLEDVVKNKKFTSNEFSKIKTIVPEGNFGPTVELMRFMTTFGVGYFSNDSLQRKPVYIPYWEKEVKWKEDISQFTTLLQGEVWIGVHIGNYTKGGHIVSASINLMPSELSCDVAKNRVIVPLLNTDPFGPNQGNDELFAYKDFQVEFNLPKGAKNPKLYYITTGHGGHSEGDEFVKKQNIVKIDDKKVIDFIPWRDDCASFRRFNPGTGVWLKKRVAPYIQDDKGTYTTKEIEEPIASSDLSRSNWCPGSNVQPMIVPLDLKDGKHTIIFSIPEAQKNANGTSNHWMVSSYLVYEL; this is encoded by the coding sequence ATGAAAAAAATAATTTTTGCAATGCTACTTTCAGCTTTGTTTTTTTGCAATAATGTAAAAGCACAAAAGATTGAAATATTCGATCGGATACGGGTAAATCAAGACGATAGCCGAAAGGATTTTTCAACCGACAATAACGGAAATATTTACTACGGTGGAGGCCAGTATGTGTTTAAAAAAGTAACTTTCCCTAAACAAAAACTGAATACCAAAGCCGAAATCAGTGTTACAGTGATTTCTGGTGGAGATCGTTACGATCGTGCCGGTTCAATTTATGTACTTCCTGTGGATAAAAACAATTCGCTTGAGGATGTGGTGAAAAATAAAAAGTTTACATCAAATGAATTTAGCAAAATTAAAACTATTGTACCTGAAGGAAATTTTGGTCCAACGGTAGAATTGATGCGTTTTATGACGACTTTCGGTGTTGGTTATTTCAGTAACGATTCTTTACAACGCAAACCGGTTTATATTCCGTATTGGGAAAAAGAAGTGAAATGGAAAGAAGATATTTCGCAATTCACGACTTTATTGCAAGGTGAAGTTTGGATTGGCGTACACATTGGGAATTATACCAAAGGCGGGCATATTGTAAGTGCTTCTATCAATCTTATGCCAAGCGAATTGAGCTGTGATGTTGCTAAAAATAGGGTAATTGTACCGCTATTAAATACCGATCCTTTTGGTCCAAACCAAGGGAATGATGAACTTTTTGCTTACAAAGATTTTCAGGTTGAATTTAATTTGCCGAAAGGAGCCAAAAATCCAAAATTATATTACATCACTACAGGTCACGGTGGTCACAGTGAAGGAGATGAGTTTGTTAAAAAACAGAATATTGTAAAAATTGATGATAAAAAAGTAATCGATTTTATTCCGTGGCGCGATGACTGTGCCAGTTTCCGCCGATTCAATCCAGGAACCGGTGTTTGGTTGAAAAAGCGCGTGGCTCCCTATATACAAGACGATAAAGGAACTTACACGACCAAAGAAATTGAAGAGCCTATTGCCAGCAGCGATTTAAGCCGCTCAAACTGGTGTCCGGGAAGTAATGTTCAGCCCATGATTGTTCCGCTTGACTTGAAAGATGGAAAGCATACAATAATTTTCAGTATTCCCGAAGCTCAAAAAAATGCAAACGGCACTTCAAACCACTGGATGGTGAGTTCGTATCTCGTTTACGAACTTTAG